The following proteins are co-located in the Solea senegalensis isolate Sse05_10M linkage group LG12, IFAPA_SoseM_1, whole genome shotgun sequence genome:
- the bicc2 gene encoding bicaudal C homolog 2: protein MATTTTEESSVVLASVAPQQPDLVSSVEPDSAAKLESSEAQCDREGREDEEEENTGGSPVQEIAKGPSLDPEWLEERFRIDRKKLENMLYAPKHGDVETGEEFFERVMRETNTQVKWPSKLKIGAKSKKDPHVKVEGKRSNVLEAKKKILEVLETRVNKVTLKMDVAYTEHSHVIGKGGGNIKRVMEVTSCHIHFPDSNRHNAMGEKSNQVSIAGPIEGVEEARRKIRDLQPLSLTFDLPVSLVPQAPPDAGSPLIQQVVQTLGVSVSFRAVPPQPQAQAAFYGSCCTVWGLQGNAAAVKKATCVLMDLLLRPEVTGAMVSSQLDVTSQQHLFLLGQNGAHFLSVMHQTQTQIILPDLSAPQSPPSLLIQGTPDGVCLARQQLMDCLPVCLMFDMREDGEADSSKVAQMMQNLGVFISIKPKVKQTSKSVVVKGLERNISSLYEARCLLLGLDSCETAKATEATPDPLLNSNGLTNYWLNMLLQQLRLSEQGPIPAPIPEVTGIKHRPSPPPGLTPPAEEGRTGLKGTESRPLEKIPENEDQCGQSEDESSKVALMSASSKVCDVINNISSRVALMGRRGSLQSPETTKVFGQGRRHSTGQALTCRLLNVEFDGAGGERRNSLRRDMMLAQDICTDSSKAEDDDYEKKKLLATRAMQRKPVVTEVRTPTDTWSGLGFSKSMPAEAVKELRNISRRSYKPYLSTSQQQPWATQMGKMCNGSNSENWRDRRGSTPSSLPVHPSSSSSSSSSSSSPSSPPSSFSSSTSSFPAFASSVNRSRNDKPLECYQSSGSSYFEGVCSSRRPSTCSQRSPSPQMMTDDLPELLCQLGLIKYIDVFEQQEIDYQTFLTLSDEDLKEVGVSTFGARRKMLIAISDLNKSKRRLSDTPTVKPGYLEGGASGRLPRIMDLEVAAQSNRW from the exons AtggccaccaccaccactgagGAGAGCTCTGTGGTCCTGGCCTCTGTAGCACCACAGCAGCCTGACTTGGTAAGTAGCGTAGAACCCGACTCAGCAGCAAAGCTTGAGTCCAGTGAGGCCCAATGTgacagagagggaagagaggatgaggaagaagagaacACAGGAGGAAGCCCTGTGCAAGAGATTGCAAAAGGGCCGAGTTTGGACCCGGAGTGGTTGGAGGAGAGGTTCAGGATTGACAGGAAGAAGCTGGAGAACATGTTGTATG CTCCAAAGCACGGCGACGTGGAGACAGGAGAGGAGTTTTTTGAGAGA GTGATGAGAGAAACTAACACTCAGGTGAAGTGGCCGTCCAAGCTGAAGATCGGAGCCAAATCAAAGAAAG atCCACACGTCAAGGTGGAAGGGAAACGATCCAATGTGTTGGAAGCCAAAAAGAAGATCTTAGAAGTTTTGGAAACAAGG GTGAACAAGGTGACTCTGAAGATGGACGTGGCCTATACAGAGCACTCCCACGTTATTGGCAAAGGTGGTGGAAACATAAAAAGAGTGATGGAAGTCACATCCTGTCACATCCATTTCCCTGACTCCAATCGCCACAATGCAATGGGAGAGAAAAGCAATCAG GTCTCCATTGCTGGGCCCATAGAGGGAGTGGAGGAAGCCAGGAGGAAGATAAGA GACCTGCAGCCTCTgtccttgacctttgacctaccAGTCAGTCTGGTGCCTCAGGCTCCTCCAGATGCGGGCTCGCCACTTATCCAGCAGGTAGTGCAGACTTTGGGCGTCAGCGTGAGCTTCAGGGCCGTGCCGCCGCAGCCTCAGGCTCAGGCAGCGTTTTATGGAAGCTGCTGCACTGTCTGGGGCCTGCAGGGCAACGCAGCGGCTGTCAAG AAAGCGACCTGCGTCCTGATGGACCTGCTGCTCAGGCCGGAGGTCACAGGCGCTATGGTGAGCAGCCAACTGGACGTCACCTCTCAGCAGCACCTGTTCCTTTTGGGTCAGAACGGAGCTCACTTCCTGAGTGTCATGCACCAGACCCAGACCCAGATCATCTTACCAGACCTCAGTGCTCCTCAGAGTCCCCCCTCACTGCTCATCCAGGGCACCCCCGATGGCGTGTGTCTGGCTCGGCAGCAGCTCATG gactgtctgcctgtgtgtttgatgtttgacaTGCGCGAAGATGGAGAGGCGGATTCTTCTAAAGTGGCTCAGATGATGCAAAACCTGGGCGTCTTCATTAGTATCAAGCCCAAAGTAAAACAGACCAGCAAG TCAGTGGTGGTCAAAGGTCTCGAAAGAAACATCTCCAGTCTTTATGAAGCCCGCTGTTTGCTTCTGGGGTTGGATTCCTGTGAGACTGCCAAGGCAACTGAGGCGACCCCTGACCCCCTGCTAAACAGCAACGGACTGACCAACTACTGGTTGAATAtgttgctgcagcagcttcGTCTATCTGAGCAAG GTCCAATCCCTGCTCCCATTCCAGAGGTGACTGGCATAAAGCACCGGCCCTCACCCCCACCAGGCCTCACTCCTCCTGCCGAAGAGGGGAGGACGGGGCTGAAGGGAACAGAGAGTCGTCCACTGGAGAAG ATACCAGAGAATGAGGATCAGTGTGGCCAATCAGAGGATGAGAGTTCCAAGGTCGCGCTAATGTCAGCGTCATCTAAGGTGTGCGatgtcatcaacaacatcagcagCCGCGTGGCGTTAATGGGTCGCAGGGGGAGTCTCCAAAGCCCCGAAACCACCAAAGTCTTTGGCCAAGGCAGACGACATTCAACTGGACAGGCTCTGACCTGCAG ATTGCTGAATGTCGAGTTTGACGGTGCAGGGGGTGAGCGGAGGAACAGCCTGAGGAGAGACATGATGCTGGCTCAGGATATTTGCACTGACTCATCCAAGGCGGAG GATGATGACTATGAGAAGAAGAAACTGCTGGCAACCAGAG CCATGCAGAGGAAGCCTGTGGTCACTGAGGTCCGGACACCCACAGACACCTGGAGTGGCCTTGGCTTCTCCAAGTCAATGCCAGCGGAGGCTGTCAAAGAGCTCCGGAACATCAGCCGCCGCAGCTACAAGCCCTACCTGAGCACCAGCCAACAACAG CCATGGGCGACGCAGATGGGGAAGATGTGCAACGGGAGCAACTCTGAGAACTGGCGAGACAGACGCGGGTCGACACCTTCGTCACTGCCTgtccatccctcctcctcctcctcttcctcctcttcttcatcctccccctcctcacctccctcctctttctcctcatccacctcctccttccctGCATTCGCGTCGTCGGTAAACCGAAGCAGGAATGACAAACCTC TGGAGTGCTACcagagcagcggcagcagctacTTTGAGGGCGTGTGCTCATCGAGGCGGCCGTCGACTTGCAGTCAGCGGAGCCCCTCCCCCCAGATGATGACAGACGACCTACCTGAGCTGCTCTGTCAACTCGGGCTAATTAAGTACATAGATGTGTTTGAACAACAAGag ATTGACTACCAGACGTTCCTCACTCTGTCTGATGAAGACCTGAAGGAAGTCGGTGTCTCCACCTTTGGAGCGAGGCGTAAGATGTTGATTGCGATCTCAG ACCTCAACAAGAGCAAGAGGAGGCTCTCGGACACACCCACTGTGAAGCCAGGATACTTGGAGGGCGGAGCCAGTGGTCGACTACCACGAATCATGGATCTGGAAGTCGCCGCTCAGAGTAACCGTTGGTGA